In one window of Notolabrus celidotus isolate fNotCel1 chromosome 15, fNotCel1.pri, whole genome shotgun sequence DNA:
- the kncn gene encoding kinocilin, which produces MNPVSVGEYHGLRVGSALLSIVAGCIIIGVSRECDADAVGGIFLGAGGLGLLISIYPFIKAWLNINHILPNFGNFRVHPTPANPAHDPPVETLRREGTQSQLNLERSKSRMGTFVEGGAMAETNADEGTSSDMPDVLSRRELK; this is translated from the exons ATGAACCCCGTCAGTGTCGGGGAGTACCACGGGCTGCGGGTGGGCTCAGCACTGCTCAGCATTGTGGCAGGCTGCATCATCATTGGGGTGTCAAGGGAATGCGATGCTGATGCTGTTGGAGGGATCTTCTTGGGAGCAGGGGGGCtcg GCCTGCTCATATCAATCTACCCCTTCATAAAAGCCTGGCTCAACATCAACCATATTCTTCCAAATTTTG GAAACTTCAGAGTGCACCCCACACCTGCCAATCCGGCTCATGATCCACCTGTGGAGACACTGAGAAGAGAAG GGACTCAGAGTCAACTCAACCTGGAACGCTCTAAGAGTCGAATGGGAACCTTTGTGGAGGGCGGAGCAATGGCCGAGACCAACGCAGACGAGGG GACTTCTTCAGACATGCCAGACGTTCTATCAAGACGAGAACTAAAGTAG
- the LOC117826956 gene encoding LOW QUALITY PROTEIN: transmembrane protein 275-like (The sequence of the model RefSeq protein was modified relative to this genomic sequence to represent the inferred CDS: deleted 3 bases in 2 codons) has protein sequence MVITDRSTPVPKKSPRRMMRIKSRPHGLPSPALCCACGLCIMLAGLNITLVGAFAFSTLVPSANPPIIIGPILLLVALSFFGACCVCSRLPPPTAPRRSKVGGRGTGLMGRGGLAGAAFEIETSEHTLQDTTAVQLSPTSSPGSSQASAQKERLLSRPYQDLASSSPWRPTALLLFPPPQSTRPPRQQEERGGEAQPAT, from the exons ATGGTCATCACTGACAGAAGCACCCCTGTACCTAAAAAGAGCCCCAGAAGAATGATGAGGATCAAGTCTCGCCCTCATGGCCTGCCCTCTCCTGCACTCTGCTGTGCCTGTGGCCTCTGCATCATGCTGGCCGGGCTCAACATCACCCTGGTGGGGGCATTCGCCTTTAGTACGCTGGTGCCTTCTGCCAACCCCCCTATAATCATCGGACCTATCCTGCTGCTGGTTGCC CTCTCCTTTTTCGGGGCGTGTTGCGTCTGCAGCCGCCTCCCCCCTCCCACAGCTCCAAGGAGGTCAAAGGTGGGCGGTAGGGGCACTGGGCTGATGGGGCGTGGTGGGCTGGCA GGGGCGGCGTTTGAAATAGAGACCAGCGAGCATACACTGCAGGACACCACAGCTGTGCAGCTCAGCCCCACCTCTTCCCCTGGATCCTCTCAGGCGTCAGCCCAGAAAGAGAGGCTCCTGTCGAGGCCCTACCAGGACCTTGCAAGCTCTTCACCATGGAGACCAACGGCCCTTCTTCTGTTTCCGCCACCGCAGTCTACTCGACCTCCacggcagcaggaggagaggggaggtgaGGCTCAACCTGCCACGTGA